One Falco biarmicus isolate bFalBia1 chromosome 9, bFalBia1.pri, whole genome shotgun sequence genomic region harbors:
- the PYROXD2 gene encoding pyridine nucleotide-disulfide oxidoreductase domain-containing protein 2 isoform X2 → MHPWPAQPPCKCWDTVSGPAPRRPLPWPPPAPPRAWKPWEKFHCESKVQLAGCWAAMAGHCVAMAAGLRARLGMGCPSCCLCGWHLSPGLLGARLAHAGAAGRLQREYDAVVIGAGHNGLVAAAYLQRAGVRTAVLEKRHVLGGAAVTEEIVPGFKFSRASYLLSLLRPQIYAELELQRHGLRVLPRDPYSFTPVLEGRRPPRSLLLGHDMAQTQRQIAQFSEKDAQAYPEYEAFMGGLVSALDPLLDAPPVDTAALGQGSLFQRLRALRALQPLLRSGLALGQQLPRYYEVLTAPISKILDQWFESEPLKATLATDAVIGAMASPHTPGSGYVLLHHVMGELEGRRGAWGYVAGGMGALSQAIACAAAARGAHIFAEKMVCHVVLGKDGQAQGVLLQDGTEVRSKVVLSNASPQITFLELVPQEQLPKDFVQRIRQTDTRSPVTKINVAVDRLPSFLAVPNARDGRPLPHHQCSIHLNCEGTHLLHQAFTEATHGRPSSRPMIELCIPSALDPGLAPQGCHVVSLFTQYTPSVLAGGQPWDEQAKNAYADTVFDCIEAYAPGFKASVIGRDILTPPDLERIFGLPGGNIFHGGMSLDQLYFARPAPSYSGYRSPVPGLYLCGSGAHPGGGVMGAAGRNAAQVALEDFRRLRWQ, encoded by the exons ATGCACCCTTGGcctgcccagcctccctgcaAGTGCTGGGACACGGTGTCTGGCCCTGCACCAAGGCGTCCCCTGCCTtggccccccccggcccctccccgTGCCTGGAAGCCCTGGGAAAAGTTCCACTGTGAAAGCAAAGTCCAgcttgctgggtgctgggcagccaTGGCTGGGCACTGTGTGGCGATGGCAGCTGGGCTCCGAGCAAGACTGGGCATGGGCTGCCCGTCCTGCTGCCTGTGCGGCTGGCAtctgtccccagggctgctgggcgCGCGGCTGGCccatgctggggctgcaggccGGCTACAGCGGGAGTACGATGCAGTGGTGATTGGGGCAG GGCACAACGGGCTGGTGGCA GCTGCCTACCTACAACGGGCAGGGGTGCGCACGGCTGTGCTGGAGAAACGCCACGTGCTGGGTGGTGCAGCCGTCACGGAGGAGATCGTGCCAG GCTTCAAGTTCTCCCGGGCATCGTACCTGCTCAGCCTGCTGCGGCCGCAGATCTATGctgagctggagctgcag CGGCACGGTCTGAGGGTGCTCCCACGGGACCCCTACTCCTTCACCCCAGTGTTGGAGGGCAGGAGACCCCCCCGCTCCCTCCTGCTGGGGCATGACATGGCCCAGACCCAGCGGCAGATTGCTCAGTTCTCTGAGAAGGATGCCCAG GCTTACCCTGAGTATGAGGCGTTCATGGGGGGCTTGGTGTCTGCCCTTGACCCGCTGCTGGATGCCCCGCCAGTGGATACcgctgccctggggcagggtTCTCTGTTCCAGCGGCTCAGGGCCCTGcgagccctgcagcccctgctgcgGTCAG ggctggcactggggcagcagctgccccgcTATTACGAGGTGCTCACAGCCCCCATCTCCAAG ATCCTGGATCAGTGGTTTGAGTCAGAGCCGCTGAAGGCAACTCTGGCTACTGATGCGGTGATTGGAGCCATGGCCAGCCCCCACACTCCTGGCAGCGG GTACGTGCTGTTGCACCATGTGATGGGTGAGCTGGAGGGACGGCGGGGTGCCTGGGGCTACGtggctggtgggatgggggccCTGTCTCAAGCCATCGCCTGTGCGGCAGCTGCTCGGGGAGCCCACATCTTTGCTGAAAAG ATGGTGTGCCATGTGGTGCTGGGCAAGGACGGGCAGGCGCAGGGCGTCCTGCTGCAGGATGGAACAGAGGTGAGGAGCAAAGTGGTGCTGTCCAATGCCTCCCCCCAGATCACCTTCCTGGAGCTTGTCCCCCAG GAACAGCTGCCAAAGGATTTTGTCCAGCGGATCCGGCAGACTGACACGCGCTCCCCTGTCACCAAGATCAATG TGGCAGTGGATCGGCTGCCCAGCTTCCTGGCTGTCCCCAATGCCCGCGATGGCCgtcccctgccccaccaccaGTGCTCCATCCACCTCAACTGCGAGGGCACCCACCTTCTGCACCAGGCCTTCACTGAGGCCACCCATGGGCGCCCCTCCAGCAG GCCCATGATCGAGCTCTGCATCCCCTCGGCACTGGACCCAGGGCTGGCCCCACAGGGCTGCCATGTTGTGTCCCTCTTCACCCAGTACACCCCCTCTGTGCTGGCAGGCGGGCAGCCCTGGGATGAGCAGGCCAAAAATGCATACGCAGACACGG TGTTTGACTGCATCGAAGCCTATGCCCCAGGGTTCAAGGCATCCGTCATTGGCAGGGACATCCTGACGCCACCGGACCTGGAGAGGATCTTCGGGCTTCCTGGTGGA AACATCTTCCATGGAGGGATGTCTCTGGACCAGCTGTACTTTGCCCGGCCAGCACCATCCTATTCGGGCTACCGGTCCCCAGTTCCTGGCTTGTACCTGTGTGGAAGTGGAGCCCACCCTG gAGGAGGAGTGATGGGAGCAGCAGGACGCAATGCCGCCCAGGTGGCCCTCGAGGACTTCAGGCGCCTGCGATGGCAGTAG
- the PYROXD2 gene encoding pyridine nucleotide-disulfide oxidoreductase domain-containing protein 2 isoform X1, producing the protein MHPWPAQPPCKCWDTVSGPAPRRPLPWPPPAPPRAWKPWEKFHCESKVQLAGCWAAMAGHCVAMAAGLRARLGMGCPSCCLCGWHLSPGLLGARLAHAGAAGRLQREYDAVVIGAGHNGLVAAAYLQRAGVRTAVLEKRHVLGGAAVTEEIVPGFKFSRASYLLSLLRPQIYAELELQRHGLRVLPRDPYSFTPVLEGRRPPRSLLLGHDMAQTQRQIAQFSEKDAQAYPEYEAFMGGLVSALDPLLDAPPVDTAALGQGSLFQRLRALRALQPLLRSGLALGQQLPRYYEVLTAPISKILDQWFESEPLKATLATDAVIGAMASPHTPGSGYVLLHHVMGELEGRRGAWGYVAGGMGALSQAIACAAAARGAHIFAEKSHPQMVCHVVLGKDGQAQGVLLQDGTEVRSKVVLSNASPQITFLELVPQEQLPKDFVQRIRQTDTRSPVTKINVAVDRLPSFLAVPNARDGRPLPHHQCSIHLNCEGTHLLHQAFTEATHGRPSSRPMIELCIPSALDPGLAPQGCHVVSLFTQYTPSVLAGGQPWDEQAKNAYADTVFDCIEAYAPGFKASVIGRDILTPPDLERIFGLPGGNIFHGGMSLDQLYFARPAPSYSGYRSPVPGLYLCGSGAHPGGGVMGAAGRNAAQVALEDFRRLRWQ; encoded by the exons ATGCACCCTTGGcctgcccagcctccctgcaAGTGCTGGGACACGGTGTCTGGCCCTGCACCAAGGCGTCCCCTGCCTtggccccccccggcccctccccgTGCCTGGAAGCCCTGGGAAAAGTTCCACTGTGAAAGCAAAGTCCAgcttgctgggtgctgggcagccaTGGCTGGGCACTGTGTGGCGATGGCAGCTGGGCTCCGAGCAAGACTGGGCATGGGCTGCCCGTCCTGCTGCCTGTGCGGCTGGCAtctgtccccagggctgctgggcgCGCGGCTGGCccatgctggggctgcaggccGGCTACAGCGGGAGTACGATGCAGTGGTGATTGGGGCAG GGCACAACGGGCTGGTGGCA GCTGCCTACCTACAACGGGCAGGGGTGCGCACGGCTGTGCTGGAGAAACGCCACGTGCTGGGTGGTGCAGCCGTCACGGAGGAGATCGTGCCAG GCTTCAAGTTCTCCCGGGCATCGTACCTGCTCAGCCTGCTGCGGCCGCAGATCTATGctgagctggagctgcag CGGCACGGTCTGAGGGTGCTCCCACGGGACCCCTACTCCTTCACCCCAGTGTTGGAGGGCAGGAGACCCCCCCGCTCCCTCCTGCTGGGGCATGACATGGCCCAGACCCAGCGGCAGATTGCTCAGTTCTCTGAGAAGGATGCCCAG GCTTACCCTGAGTATGAGGCGTTCATGGGGGGCTTGGTGTCTGCCCTTGACCCGCTGCTGGATGCCCCGCCAGTGGATACcgctgccctggggcagggtTCTCTGTTCCAGCGGCTCAGGGCCCTGcgagccctgcagcccctgctgcgGTCAG ggctggcactggggcagcagctgccccgcTATTACGAGGTGCTCACAGCCCCCATCTCCAAG ATCCTGGATCAGTGGTTTGAGTCAGAGCCGCTGAAGGCAACTCTGGCTACTGATGCGGTGATTGGAGCCATGGCCAGCCCCCACACTCCTGGCAGCGG GTACGTGCTGTTGCACCATGTGATGGGTGAGCTGGAGGGACGGCGGGGTGCCTGGGGCTACGtggctggtgggatgggggccCTGTCTCAAGCCATCGCCTGTGCGGCAGCTGCTCGGGGAGCCCACATCTTTGCTGAAAAG TCCCATCCCCAGATGGTGTGCCATGTGGTGCTGGGCAAGGACGGGCAGGCGCAGGGCGTCCTGCTGCAGGATGGAACAGAGGTGAGGAGCAAAGTGGTGCTGTCCAATGCCTCCCCCCAGATCACCTTCCTGGAGCTTGTCCCCCAG GAACAGCTGCCAAAGGATTTTGTCCAGCGGATCCGGCAGACTGACACGCGCTCCCCTGTCACCAAGATCAATG TGGCAGTGGATCGGCTGCCCAGCTTCCTGGCTGTCCCCAATGCCCGCGATGGCCgtcccctgccccaccaccaGTGCTCCATCCACCTCAACTGCGAGGGCACCCACCTTCTGCACCAGGCCTTCACTGAGGCCACCCATGGGCGCCCCTCCAGCAG GCCCATGATCGAGCTCTGCATCCCCTCGGCACTGGACCCAGGGCTGGCCCCACAGGGCTGCCATGTTGTGTCCCTCTTCACCCAGTACACCCCCTCTGTGCTGGCAGGCGGGCAGCCCTGGGATGAGCAGGCCAAAAATGCATACGCAGACACGG TGTTTGACTGCATCGAAGCCTATGCCCCAGGGTTCAAGGCATCCGTCATTGGCAGGGACATCCTGACGCCACCGGACCTGGAGAGGATCTTCGGGCTTCCTGGTGGA AACATCTTCCATGGAGGGATGTCTCTGGACCAGCTGTACTTTGCCCGGCCAGCACCATCCTATTCGGGCTACCGGTCCCCAGTTCCTGGCTTGTACCTGTGTGGAAGTGGAGCCCACCCTG gAGGAGGAGTGATGGGAGCAGCAGGACGCAATGCCGCCCAGGTGGCCCTCGAGGACTTCAGGCGCCTGCGATGGCAGTAG
- the LOXL4 gene encoding lysyl oxidase homolog 4 yields the protein MVTPAGTSPILLLLVLLLCWMAPSGQDPAPVQLRLAGPRGPAGEGRLEVLYQGRWGTICDDGFDFHAATVACRQLGYTTAITWTHSATYGRGEGPIWLDNVRCGGSEGSLAECVHNGWGTSDCHHGEDAGVVCSGQRLPGSPPQATTSGHLGEVPRLSLEEVRLKPILARAKVSMPVTEGAVEVKHNGRWRQVCDAGWTRNNSRVVCGMLGFPQEKHIDTSFYRKLWNMKLKDPNSSLKTLSQKNSFWVHRVRCQGTEPHLASCPTQVAPLAPRQHACPRGMHAIVSCLPGRAFQKGTGKGRSKTSPGKVSPSTALPVRLRAGTHAGEGRVEVLRRGQWGTVCDKQWDLAAASVVCRQLGYGTAKQALVGAQMGQGLGPIHMSEVRCTGHERSLGECRFQEAEQSGCQHEADAAVRCNVPHMDFQSQVRLAGGRSPEEGVVEVLVPVQGQLQWGSVCGAQWGLNEAMVVCRQLGLGFASHALQETWYWAGSPDATQVVMSGVRCAGTELALQQCQRHGPVHCPSGGGRFSAGVTCTTHAPDLVMNAQLVQETAYLEDRPLELLYCAHEEHCLSRSADHMHWPYGHRRLLRFSSQIHNLGRADFRPKMGRHAWTWHQCHRHFHSIEVFTHYDLLTLNGSKVAEGHKASFCLEDTNCPAGLQRRFACANFGEQGVSVGCWDTYRHDIDCQWIDITDVLPGSYTFQVVVNPKHEVAESDFSNNVMRCQCKYDGQRIWMHSCHTSDAYGADVVSDLERRERLANNLV from the exons ATGGTGACACCAGCTGGCACAAGCCCCATCCTGCTGCtactggtgctgctgctgtgctggatggCCCCCAGCGGGCAGGACCCAGCCCCGGTGCAACTGCGGCTGGCAGGGCCACGGGGACCGGCTGGGGAGGGCCGGCTGGAGGTGCTGTACCAGGGCCGCTGGGGCACCATCTGCGACGATGGCTTTGACTTCCACGCGGCCACCGTCGCCTGCCGGCAGCTGGGCTACACCACGGCTATCACCTGGACCCACAGTGCCACCTACGGCCGAGGGGAAG GCCCCATCTGGCTGGACAATGTGCGGTGTGGGGGCAGCGAGGGCTCCCTGGCAGAGTGCGTCCACAATGGCTGGGGCACCAGCGACTGCCACCATGGTGAGGACGCTGGTGTGGTGTGCTCAGGACAGCGCctgcccggcagccccccccaGGCCACCACCTCTGGTCACCTGGGAGAG GTGCCAAGGCTGAGCCTGGAGGAGGTGCGGCTCAAGCCCATTCTGGCACGGGCCAAGGTGAGCATGCCGGTGACGGAGGGTGCCGTGGAAGTGAAGCACAACGGGCGCTGGAGGCAGGTGTGCGACGCTGGCTGGACCAGGAATAACAGCCGTGTTGTCTGCGGGATGCTGGGCTTCCCCCAGGAGAAGCACATCGACACCAGCTTCTATCG GAAGCTCTGGAACATGAAGCTGAAGGACCCCAACTCCAG CCTGAAGACACTCAGCCAGAAGAACAGCTTCTGGGTCCACAGGGTGCGGTGCCAGGGCACAGAGCCCCACCTGGCCAGTTGCCCCACGCAGGTGGCCCCGCTGGCCCCCCGCCAGCATGCCTGCCCCCGTGGCATGCACGCCATTGTCAGCTGCCTCCCCGGCCGTGCCTTCCAGAAGGGCACAGGCAAGGGCAGGAGCAAGACCTCCCCGGGAAAGGtgagccccagcaca GCGCTCCCGGTGCGGCTGCGAGCAGGCACCCATGCAGGCGAGGGCCGGGTGGAGGTGCTGCGCCGTGGGCAGTGGGGCACCGTGTGTGACAAGCAGTGGGACCTGGCCGCAGCCAGCGTGGTGTGCCGGCAGCTGGGCTACGGGACGGCAAAGCAGGCCCTAGTGGGAGCCCAGATGGGCCAAG GCCTGGGGCCCATCCACATGAGCGAGGTACGGTGCACTGGCCATGAGCGCTCCCTGGGTGAGTGCCGCTTCCAGGAGGCTGAGCAAAGTGGGTGCCAGCATGAGGCTGATGCTGCTGTCCGCTGCAACGTGCCCCACATGGACTTCCAGAGCCAG GTGCGGCTGGCTGGGGGCCGCAGCCCCGAGGAGGGTGTGGTGGAGGTGCTGGTGCCAGTGCAGGGGCAGCTGCAGTGGGGCTCAGTGTGTGGTGCCCAGTGGGGACTGAACGAGGCCATGGTCGTCTGCAGGCAGCTAGGGCTGGGCTTTGCCAGCCATGCCCTCCAG GAGACCTGGTACTGGGCAGGCAGCCCTGATGCCACCCAGGTGGTGATGAGCGGGGTGCGCTGTGCCGGCACTGAGCTGGCCCTCCAGCAGTGCCAGCGCCACGGCCCCGTCCACTGCCCCAGCGGCGGGGGACGCTTCTCAGCAGGGGTCACCTGCACCACCC ACGCCCCGGACCTAGTGATGAATGCCCAGCTGGTGCAGGAGACAGCCTACCTGGAGGACCGGCCACTGGAGCTGCTGTACTGCGCCCACGAGGAGCACTGCCTCTCCCGCTCCGCCGACCACATGCACTGGCCCTACGGCCACCGCCGCCTCCTCCGCTTCTCCTCCCAGATCCACAACCTGGGCAGAGCTGATTTCCGACCCAAGATGGGGCGCCACGCCTGGACCTGGCACCAGTGCCACCG GCACTTCCACAGCATTGAGGTCTTCACCCACTATGACCTGCTGACGCTCAACGGCTCCAAGGTGGCCGAAGGGCACAAAGCCAGCTTTTGCCTGGAGGACACCAACTGCCCTGCAG ggctgcagagacGCTTCGCCTGCGCCAACTTTGGGGAGCAGGGAGTGAGCGTGGGGTGCTGGGACACCTACCGCCATGACATCGACTGCCAGTGGATTGACATCACCGATGTGCTGCCGGGCAGCTACACCTTCCAG GTGGTTGTGAACCCCAAGCATGAGGTGGCTGAGTCAGACTTCTCCAACAATGTGATGCGGTGCCAGTGCAAGTACGACGGGCAACGCATCTGGATGCACAGCTGCCACACGA GTGATGCCTATGGTGCAGACGTGGTGAGCGATCTGGAGCGACGGGAGCGCCTGGCCAACAACCTTGTGTGA